A stretch of the Conger conger chromosome 3, fConCon1.1, whole genome shotgun sequence genome encodes the following:
- the LOC133123530 gene encoding hatching enzyme 1.2-like, with translation MDHRLISTILALLLSLSQAHHLVDLESDEEIQIEDPDDLDITERILQSNNGSSEMLMEGDLVLSNTRNAVNCWNNQCLWRKSSNGLVEVPYTVGDEFSYYQKRKIENAMETFNTKTCIRFVPRSFQRDFISVESKDGCYSHLGRTGSKQVLSLDKYGCVYHGIIQHELNHALGFYHEHTRSDRDQYVKINWENVPPHTIYNFQTQDTNNLNTPYDYTSIMHYGRTAFSSNGKDTITPIPNPNQSIGQGPRLSMGDIQRINKLYSCCEYRSNLILNSQALKYIDEKQSAGLENVDPYH, from the exons CCTCTCACAGGCACATCACCTCGTG GATCTTGAAAGTGATGAAG AAATCCAAATAGAGGATCCTGATGATTTGGACATCACTGAAAGGATTCTACAGTCCAACAATG GGTCCAGTGAGATGCTGATGGAGGGAGACCTGGTCTTATCAAACACCAGGAATGCTGTAAACTGCTGGAATAACCAATGTTTATGGAGGAAATCCTCAAACGGACTTGTTGAAGTGCCTTACACTGTGGGCGATGAATTCT CATATTATCAAAAGAGGAAGATTGAAAATGCCATGGAGACcttcaacacaaaaacctgcattcGCTTTGTTCCCCGGTCATTTCAAAGAGACTTCATCAGTGTCGAGAGCAAAGACG GTTGTTATTCCCATCTTGGAAGAACTGGTAGCAAGCAGGTACTGTCTCTGGACAAGTATGGTTGTGTTTACCACGGTATCATTCAGCATGAACTGAACCATGCACTGGGCTTCTATCATGAGCACACAAGGAGCGACCGGGACCAATACGTCAAGATCAACTGGGAGAATGTTCCACCAC acaCCATCTACAACTTTCAGACACAAGACACTAATAATCTGAACACTCCATATGACTACACTTCTATCATGCATTATGGAAG AACTGCTTTCTCATCCAATGGAAAGGACACTATAACTCCCATACCAAACCCAAACCAATCTATTGGACAGGGGCCACGGCTGTCCATGGGGGACATTCAGAGGATCAATAAGCTGTACAGCTGTTGTGAGTACCGATCAA ATTTGATCCTCAACAGTCAGGCCCTGAAATACATTGATGAGAAACAGTCTGCTGGCCTTGAAAATGTAGACCCTTACCATTAA
- the LOC133123728 gene encoding hatching enzyme 1.2-like: MDHRLISTILALLLSLSQAHHLVDLDREGSDSPLTSIQIEDPEDVDITTNILQSNNGSSEMLMEGDLVVSNTRNAIKCRNNRCLWRKSSNGLVEVPYTMSSRFSRYQKKRIENAMKTFNTETCIRFVPRSHQRDFISIKSRDGCYSYLGRTGGKQVLSLAKYGCVYHGIIQHELNHALGFYHEHTRSDRDQYVKINWENVAPRTIFNFKKQNTNNLNTPYEYTSIMHYGRTAFSTNRQDTITPIPDPNKSIGQRSNLSKGGHFPDQ, encoded by the exons ATGGACCACAGACTCATCTCCACCATCCTAGCTCTGCTGCTGAGCCTCTCACAGGCTCATCACCTCGTG GATCTTGACAGGGAAGGGAGTGACTCTCCACTAACTT CTATCCAAATAGAGGATCCTGAAGATGTGGATATCACTACAAACATTCTACAGTCCAACAATG GATCCAGTGAGATGCTGATGGAGGGAGACCTGGTTGTATCAAACACCAGAAATGCCATTAAGTGTCGGAATAACCGATGTTTATGGAGGAAATCCTCAAATGGACTTGTTGAAGTGCCTTACACTATGAGCAGTCGATTCT CACGTTATCAGAAGAAGAGGATTGAAAATGCAATGAAGACCTTCAACACAGAAACCTGCATTCGCTTTGTTCCCCGGTCACATCAGAGAGACTTCATCAGTATTAAGAGTAGAGATGG CTGTTATTCCTATCTTGGGAGAACTGGTGGCAAGCAGGTACTGTCTCTGGCCAAGTATGGTTGTGTTTACCACGGTATCATTCAGCATGAGCTGAACCATGCACTGGGCTTCTATCATGAGCACACAAGGAGCGACCGGGACCAATACGTCAAGATCAACTGGGAGAATGTAGCACCAC gcACCATCTTCAACTTTAAGAAACAAAATACTAATAATCTGAATACTCCATATGAATACACTTCTATCATGCATTATGGAAG AACTGCATTCTCAACCAACAGACAGGACACTATAACTCCTATACCGGACCCAAACAAATCTATTGGACAGAGGTCAAATCTGTCCAAGGGGGGACATTTTCCGGATCAATAA
- the LOC133123534 gene encoding hatching enzyme 1.2-like — protein MDHRLISTILALLLSLSQAHHLVDLDREGSDSPLTSIQIEDPEDVDITTNILQSNNGSSEMLMEGDLVVSNTRNAIKCRNNRCLWRKSSNGLVEVPYTMSSRFSRYQKKRIENAMKTFNTETCIRFVPRSHQRDFISIKSRDGCYSYLGRTGGKQVLSLAKYGCVYHGIIQHELNHALGFYHEHTRSDRDQYVKINWENVAPRTIFNFKKQNTNNLNTPYEYTSIMHYGRTAFSTNRQDTITPIPDPNKSIGQRSNLSRGDIFRINKLYSCSEYRYFNKP, from the exons ATGGACCACAGACTCATCTCCACCATCCTAGCTCTGCTGCTGAGCCTCTCACAGGCTCATCACCTCGTG GATCTTGACAGGGAAGGGAGTGACTCTCCACTAACTT CTATCCAAATAGAGGACCCTGAAGATGTGGATATCACTACAAACATTCTACAGTCCAACAATG GATCCAGTGAGATGCTGATGGAGGGAGACCTGGTTGTATCAAACACCAGAAATGCCATTAAGTGTCGGAATAACCGATGTTTATGGAGGAAATCCTCAAATGGACTTGTTGAAGTGCCTTACACTATGAGCAGTCGATTCT CACGTTATCAGAAGAAGAGGATTGAAAATGCAATGAAGACCTTCAACACAGAAACCTGCATTCGCTTTGTTCCCCGGTCACATCAGAGAGACTTCATCAGTATTAAGAGTAGAGATGG CTGTTATTCCTATCTTGGGAGAACTGGTGGCAAGCAGGTACTGTCTCTGGCCAAGTATGGTTGTGTTTACCACGGTATCATTCAGCATGAGCTGAACCATGCACTGGGCTTCTATCATGAGCACACAAGGAGCGACCGGGACCAATACGTCAAGATCAACTGGGAGAATGTAGCACCAC gcACCATCTTCAACTTTAAGAAACAAAATACTAATAATCTGAATACTCCATATGAATACACTTCTATCATGCATTATGGAAG AACTGCATTCTCAACCAACAGACAGGACACTATAACTCCTATACCTGACCCAAACAAATCTATTGGACAGAGGTCAAATCTGTCCAGGGGGGACATTTTCCGGATCAATAAGTTGTACAGCTGCAGTGAGTACAGATATTTCAATAAGCCCTGA
- the LOC133123537 gene encoding hatching enzyme 1.2-like: MDHRLISTILALLLSLSQAHHLVDLDREGSDSPLTSIQIEDPEDVDITTNILQSNNGSSEMLMEGDLVVSNTRNAIKCRNNRCLWRKSSNGLVEVPYTMSSRFSRYQKKRIENAMKTFNTETCIRFVPRSHQRDFISIKSRDGCYSYLGRTGGKQVLSLAKYGCVYHGIIQHELNHALGFYHEHTRSDRDQYVKINWENVAPRTIFNFKKQNTNNLNTPYEYTSIMHYGRTAFSTNRQDTITPIPDPNKSIGQRSNLSRGDIFRINKLYSCSEYRYFNKL, encoded by the exons ATGGACCACAGACTCATCTCCACCATCCTAGCTCTGCTGCTGAGCCTCTCACAGGCTCATCACCTCGTG GATCTTGACAGGGAAGGGAGTGACTCTCCACTAACTT CTATCCAAATAGAGGACCCTGAAGATGTGGATATCACTACAAACATTCTACAGTCCAACAATG GATCCAGTGAGATGCTGATGGAGGGAGACCTGGTTGTATCAAACACCAGAAATGCCATTAAGTGTCGGAATAACCGATGTTTATGGAGGAAATCCTCAAATGGACTTGTTGAAGTGCCTTACACTATGAGCAGTCGATTCT CACGTTATCAGAAGAAGAGGATTGAAAATGCAATGAAGACCTTCAACACAGAAACCTGCATTCGCTTTGTTCCCCGGTCACATCAGAGAGACTTCATCAGTATTAAGAGTAGAGATGG CTGTTATTCCTATCTTGGGAGAACTGGTGGCAAGCAGGTACTGTCTCTGGCCAAGTATGGTTGTGTTTACCACGGTATCATTCAGCATGAGCTGAACCATGCCCTGGGCTTCTATCATGAGCACACAAGGAGCGACCGGGACCAATACGTCAAGATCAACTGGGAGAATGTAGCACCAC gcACCATCTTCAACTTTAAGAAACAAAATACTAATAATCTGAATACTCCATATGAATACACTTCTATCATGCATTATGGAAG AACTGCATTCTCAACCAACAGACAGGACACTATAACTCCTATACCTGACCCAAACAAATCTATTGGACAGAGGTCAAATCTGTCCAGGGGGGACATTTTCCGGATCAATAAGTTGTACAGCTGCAGTGAGTACAGATATTTCAATAAGCTCTGA
- the LOC133123533 gene encoding hatching enzyme 1.2-like, with the protein MDHRLISTILALLLSLSQAHHLVDLESDEEIQIEDPDDLDITERILQSNNGSSEMLMEGDLVLSNTRNAVNCWNNQCLWRKSSNGLVEVPYTVGDEFSYYQKRKIENAMETFNTETCIRFVPRSFQRDFISVESKDGCYSHLGRTGSKQVLSLDKYGCVYHGIIQHELNHALGFYHEHTRSDRDQYVKINWENVPPHTIYNFQTQDTNNLNTPYDYTSIMHYGRTAFSSNGKDTITPIPNPNQSIGQGPRLSMGDIQRINKLYSCCEYRSNLILNSQALKHIDEKQSAGLENVDPYH; encoded by the exons ATGGACCACAGACTCATCTCCACCATCCTAGCTCTGCTGCTGAGCCTCTCACAGGCACATCACCTCGTG GATCTTGAAAGTGATGAAG AAATCCAAATAGAGGATCCTGATGATTTGGACATCACTGAAAGGATTCTACAGTCCAACAATG GGTCCAGTGAGATGCTGATGGAGGGAGACCTGGTCTTATCAAACACCAGGAATGCTGTAAACTGCTGGAATAACCAATGTTTATGGAGGAAATCCTCAAACGGACTTGTTGAAGTGCCTTACACTGTGGGCGATGAATTCT CATATTATCAAAAGAGGAAGATTGAAAATGCCATGGAGACCTTCAACACAGAAACCTGCATTCGCTTTGTTCCCCGGTCATTTCAAAGAGACTTCATCAGTGTCGAGAGCAAAGACGG TTGTTATTCCCATCTGGGAAGAACTGGTAGCAAGCAGGTACTGTCTCTGGACAAGTATGGTTGTGTTTACCACGGTATCATTCAGCATGAGCTGAACCATGCACTGGGCTTCTATCATGAGCACACAAGGAGCGACCGGGACCAATACGTCAAGATCAACTGGGAGAATGTTCCACCAC acaCCATCTACAACTTTCAGACACAAGACACTAATAATCTGAACACTCCATATGACTACACTTCTATCATGCATTATGGAAG AACTGCTTTCTCATCCAATGGAAAGGACACTATAACTCCCATACCGAACCCAAACCAATCTATTGGACAGGGGCCACGGCTGTCCATGGGGGACATTCAGAGGATCAATAAGCTGTACAGCTGTTGTGAGTACCGATCAA ATTTGATCCTCAACAGTCAGGCCCTGAAACACATTGATGAGAAACAGTCTGCTGGCCTTGAAAATGTAGACCCTTACCATTAA
- the LOC133123538 gene encoding hatching enzyme 1.2-like — MDHRLISTILALLLSLSQAHHLVDLGSDEEIQIEDPDDLDITERILQSNNGSSEMLMEGDLVLSNTRNAVNCWNNQCLWRKSSNGLVEVPYTVGDEFSYYQKRKIENAMKTFNKETCIRFVPRSFQRDFISVESKDGCYSHLGRTGNKQVLSLDKYGCVYHGIIQHELNHALGFYHEHTRSDRDQYVKINWENVPPHTIYNFQTQDTNNLNTPYDYTSIMHYGRTAFSSNGKDTITPIPNPNQSIGQGPRLSMGDIQRINKLYSCCEYRSNLILNSQALKHIDEKQSAGLENVDPYL, encoded by the exons ATGGACCACAGACTCATCTCCACCATCCTAGCTCTGCTGCTGAGCCTCTCACAGGCACATCACCTCGTG GATCTTGGAAGTGATGAAG AAATCCAAATAGAGGATCCTGATGATTTGGACATCACTGAAAGGATTCTACAGTCCAACAATG GGTCCAGTGAGATGCTGATGGAGGGAGACCTGGTCTTATCAAACACCAGGAATGCTGTAAACTGCTGGAATAACCAATGTTTATGGAGGAAATCCTCAAACGGACTTGTTGAAGTGCCTTACACTGTGGGCGATGAATTCT CATATTATCAAAAGAGGAAGATTGAAAATGCCATGAAGACCTTCAACAAAGAAACCTGCATTCGCTTTGTTCCCCGGTCATTTCAAAGAGACTTCATCAGTGTCGAGAGCAAAGACGG TTGTTATTCCCATCTTGGAAGAACTGGTAACAAGCAGGTACTGTCTCTGGACAAGTATGGTTGTGTTTACCACGGTATCATTCAGCATGAGCTGAACCATGCACTGGGCTTCTATCATGAGCACACAAGGAGCGACCGGGACCAATACGTCAAGATCAACTGGGAGAATGTTCCACCAC acaCCATCTACAACTTTCAGACACAAGACACTAATAATCTGAACACTCCATATGACTACACTTCTATCATGCATTATGGAAG AACTGCTTTCTCATCCAATGGAAAGGACACTATAACTCCCATACCGAACCCAAACCAATCTATTGGACAGGGGCCACGGCTGTCCATGGGGGACATTCAGAGGATCAATAAGCTGTACAGCTGTTGTGAGTACCGATCAA ATTTGATCCTCAACAGTCAGGCCCTGAAACACATTGATGAGAAACAGTCTGCTGGCCTTGAAAATGTAGACCCTTACCTTTAA
- the LOC133123532 gene encoding hatching enzyme 1.2-like, which produces MDHRLISTILALLLSLSQAHHLVDLDREGSDSPLTSIQIEDPEDVDITTNILQSNNGSSEMLMEGDLVVSNTRNAIKCRNNRCLWRKSSNGLVEVPYTMSSRFSRYQKKRIENAMKTFNTETCIRFVPRSHQREFISIESRDGCYSYLGRTGGKQVLSLAKYGCVYHGIIQHELNHALGFYHEHTRSDRDQYVKINWENVAPRTIFNFQKQNTNNLNTPYEYTSIMHYGRTAFSTNRQDTITPIPDPNKSIGQRSNLSRGDIFRINKLYSCSEYRYFNKL; this is translated from the exons ATGGACCACAGACTCATCTCCACCATCCTAGCTCTGCTGCTGAGCCTCTCACAGGCTCATCACCTCGTG GATCTTGACAGGGAAGGGAGTGACTCTCCACTAACTT CTATCCAAATAGAGGACCCTGAAGATGTGGATATCACTACAAACATTCTACAGTCCAACAATG GATCCAGTGAGATGCTGATGGAGGGAGACCTGGTTGTATCAAACACCAGAAATGCCATTAAGTGTCGGAATAACCGATGTTTATGGAGGAAATCCTCAAATGGACTTGTTGAAGTGCCTTACACTATGAGCAGTCGATTCT CACGTTATCAGAAGAAGAGGATTGAAAATGCAATGAAGACCTTCAACACAGAAACCTGCATTCGCTTTGTTCCCCGGTCACATCAAAGAGAATTCATCAGTATTGAGAGCAGAGATGG CTGTTATTCCTATCTTGGGAGAACTGGTGGCAAGCAGGTACTGTCTCTGGCCAAGTATGGTTGTGTTTACCACGGTATCATTCAGCATGAGTTGAACCATGCACTGGGCTTCTATCATGAGCACACAAGGAGCGACCGGGACCAATACGTCAAGATCAACTGGGAGAATGTAGCACCAC gcACCATCTTCaactttcagaaacaaaatactAATAATCTGAATACTCCATATGAATACACTTCTATCATGCATTATGGAAG AACTGCATTCTCAACCAACAGACAGGACACTATAACTCCTATACCTGACCCAAACAAATCTATTGGACAGAGGTCAAATCTGTCCAGGGGGGACATTTTCCGGATCAATAAGTTGTACAGCTGCAGTGAGTACAGATATTTCAATAAGCTCTGA
- the LOC133123531 gene encoding hatching enzyme 1.2-like: protein MDHRLISTILALLLSLSQAHHLVDLESDEEIQIEDPDDLDITERILQSNNGSSEMLMEGDLVLSNTRNAVNCWNNQCLWRKSSNGLVEVPYTVGDEFSYYQKRKIENAMETFNTETCIRFVPRSFQRDFISVESKDGCYSHLGRTGSKQVLSLDKYGCVYHGIIQHELNHALGFYHEHTRSDRDQYVKINWENVPPHTIYNFQTQDTNNLNTPYDYTSIMHYGRTAFSSNGKDTITPIPNPNQSIGQGPRLSMGDIQRINKLYSCCEYRSNLILNSQALKHIDEKQSAGLENVDPYH from the exons ATGGACCACAGACTCATCTCCACCATCCTAGCTCTGCTGCTGAGCCTCTCACAGGCACATCACCTCGTG GATCTTGAAAGTGATGAAG AAATCCAAATAGAGGATCCTGATGATTTGGACATCACTGAAAGGATTCTACAGTCCAACAATG GGTCCAGTGAGATGCTGATGGAGGGAGACCTGGTCTTATCAAACACCAGGAATGCTGTAAACTGCTGGAATAACCAATGTTTATGGAGGAAATCCTCAAACGGACTTGTTGAAGTGCCTTACACTGTGGGCGATGAATTCT CATATTATCAAAAGAGGAAGATTGAAAATGCCATGGAGACCTTCAACACAGAAACCTGCATTCGCTTTGTTCCCCGGTCATTTCAAAGAGACTTCATCAGTGTCGAGAGCAAAGACGG TTGTTATTCCCATCTTGGAAGAACTGGTAGCAAGCAGGTACTGTCTCTGGACAAGTATGGTTGTGTTTACCACGGTATCATTCAGCATGAGCTGAACCATGCACTGGGCTTCTATCATGAGCACACAAGGAGCGACCGGGACCAATACGTCAAGATCAACTGGGAGAATGTTCCACCAC acaCCATCTACAACTTTCAGACACAAGACACTAATAATCTGAACACTCCATATGACTACACTTCTATCATGCATTATGGAAG AACTGCTTTCTCATCCAATGGAAAGGACACTATAACTCCCATACCGAACCCAAACCAATCTATTGGACAGGGGCCACGGCTGTCCATGGGGGACATTCAGAGGATCAATAAGCTGTACAGCTGTTGTGAGTACCGATCAA ATTTGATCCTCAACAGTCAGGCCCTGAAACACATTGATGAGAAACAGTCTGCTGGCCTTGAAAATGTAGACCCTTACCATTAA
- the LOC133123536 gene encoding hatching enzyme 1.2-like, whose protein sequence is MDHRLISTILALLLSLSQAHHLVDLDREGSDSPLTSIQIEDPEDVDITTNILQSNNGSSEMLMEGDLVVSNTRNAIKCRNNRCLWRKSSNGLVEVPYTMSSRFSRYQKKRIENAMKTFNTETCIRFVPRSHQRDFISIKSRDGCYSYLGRTGGKQVLSLAKYGCVYHGIIQHELNHALGFYHEHTRSDRDQYVKINWENVAPRTIFNFKKQNTNNLNTPYEYTSIMHYGRTAFSTNRQDTITPIPDPNKSIGQRSNLSRGDIFRINKLYSCSEYRYFNKP, encoded by the exons ATGGACCACAGACTCATCTCCACCATCCTAGCTCTGCTGCTGAGCCTCTCACAGGCTCATCACCTCGTG GATCTTGACAGGGAAGGGAGTGACTCTCCACTAACTT CTATCCAAATAGAGGACCCTGAAGATGTGGATATCACTACAAACATTCTACAGTCCAACAATG GATCCAGTGAGATGCTGATGGAGGGAGACCTGGTTGTATCAAACACCAGAAATGCCATTAAGTGTCGGAATAACCGATGTTTATGGAGGAAATCCTCAAATGGACTTGTTGAAGTGCCTTACACTATGAGCAGTCGATTCT CACGTTATCAGAAGAAGAGGATTGAAAATGCAATGAAGACCTTCAACACAGAAACCTGCATTCGCTTTGTTCCCCGGTCACATCAGAGAGACTTCATCAGTATTAAGAGTAGAGATGG CTGTTATTCCTATCTTGGGAGAACTGGTGGCAAGCAGGTACTGTCTCTGGCCAAGTATGGTTGTGTTTACCACGGTATCATTCAGCATGAGCTGAACCATGCCCTGGGCTTCTATCATGAGCACACAAGGAGCGACCGGGACCAATACGTCAAGATCAACTGGGAGAATGTAGCACCAC gcACCATCTTCAACTTTAAGAAACAAAATACTAATAATCTGAATACTCCATATGAATACACTTCTATCATGCATTATGGAAG AACTGCATTCTCAACCAACAGACAGGACACTATAACTCCTATACCTGACCCAAACAAATCTATTGGACAGAGGTCAAATCTGTCCAGGGGGGACATTTTCCGGATCAATAAGTTGTACAGCTGCAGTGAGTACAGATATTTCAATAAGCCCTGA